Below is a genomic region from Methanocorpusculum vombati.
GATGCTGCGCGATTCGTTCGTGTTAGCGTATTTTGGTGTGTTTTCCTTTGGTCTGCATGCGCGCACGTCATTTTCCGGATCTTTTTCTGTACGCAGTTCCCCGGAAAGAACTCACCACTTACCCACCGTCAGCTTCCAGAAAAATACCCACAAAATACTTTCGTCACATCACAACAGGGTTTTTGTCCCTATCTCTACTTATATCAAAATACCCCGCAAACATACTATCTATGCCGGAGTTTGGAAATCCATTTGCAGGCCAGAAGTTCGATCGCAAACTCACCGATGCAGAACTTATCCGTGCCATCCGCTTTATGATCGCAGCAGAGTATGAAGCAATCCAGCTGTATCAGCAGCTCGCCGATTCGACAGACAATAAGCTTGCTGTTGATGTACTTCTGGACATCGCCGATGAAGAGCGTGTCCATGCAGGCGAGTTCCTTCGTCTTCTGCATGAACTTGCACCCGATGAGGAGAAGTTCTACCGCGAGGGAGCAGGCGAGGTTGAGGAGGAGATTGCGAAGAGAAAGAGTGTTTAACTCTTCACTCTTTTTTCCGGTACTTTCCGCAGAGGGTGCCCGTGTCGTATCCAAGGGTTGCGTCGGTATAGTAGGCGCAGGTGTCCGAGGTCATGGTGCAGATGAACCCCTGTTTGGAGAAGAATTCGGCGTCCGGGAGCGCGGGGTCTTTTTTGAAGAATTTACAGCCGGTAACGATACGCCGGGTGGTGTCGTAGAAATGTTTTTGTTTGGGGGTGAGGTTGGCAAAATCAATCATTGTTGGAGGAATGTTTGCCGGTTATCGGGATAAATCCGGTGTTCGGGTACTTTTGTTCTGGAAAAAAGATCGGGGGGTTAGTCCCGGTGTTCACCCGCAGTGCTGTGATGGGTGCGGTCAAGCCATCTGTCCGCCCATGCATAGAGGGGCGGGGCGAGTACGAGTGCAGCGAAGGCAACTCCCTGTGCGGCAAGGCCGATGATGAGGATGGTGGTGAGGGTGTCCATGGTGATGTTTTTCCTTTTGTGATGTTTTTGCTGGGTGGCTGGTTGAGTGGCGGATGGGCAGGATGAGGAGAGACACCACAGAGGTACACCGGTGCATCGCTACGCGAAGGGGTGTCTGGGACAGTTTTTTTATCGTGTCCCTGATGGTGTTTCTCTTTTTCTGGTGTGGTATTCTCTACCATTTCCGGTTCAGCCGCTGCGTCCGAGCGGGTCGGTCAGTTGAGGGCAGTAACACCGTCCGCCCAGGTTTCTACTTTGGCAAGGATGGTATCGCTCTCGTAGGAGCTGATCTTGAGATCCTTTCTGGTGAAACTGAGGTAGTAGATTTCACCGGCGGGGTCATGGATCTTGAGACGGACGTTCCAGCTGTCCTTGGCGGTGTTGCGGTTTGCGGTTGTGTCCGCGCCATAGGCCTGGGTGATCGCGGTTGTTGCGAGGAGTTCTGCGATGATATCGTCATAGGCGGTACGGGTGGGTGCGTCGATGACGATGGTACCGAGGGTTTCGCCGAGGGTGTTTACGTACTCGATGGTGGCTTTGTAGTACTCGCTGGCGGTACTGACGCCGTCGATGGTCTCGCCTGCGGTCATGTAGTCGGATGCACCGAGCGGGTTTTCCTCGGCTTTGAGCGCGGCAATTGCGGCATCGAAGGTGGCGGCAGAGGTGATCGGTGCGGTAAAGGTGCGTTTTGCACTTTTTACCACAGATGTGGGGGTGAAGTCGAGTGGCATAGTTTTGTCTCCGAGTGCAGAGTGGGAATGCTCTGCCTCTGTCTATTATATTGGTCGTATGAGCGGATCAATGTATGTTTGCGGTAGTTTTTTCGGCGGGATTCTGCGGCTGATACAGAATTTTTCACCTTTTGTGCCGGGTTTTTGATGAGGCGCGCAGGGGTTGGGATCTGAGGGAAAAAAGAAGCGGGGGATGTTTTCCGGTGTCGGCAGGCATTCTCCCAGGGATCGCGGATCTGTGAGTGTATTTTCCTTCTCCTTGAACGCTATTATCTATTCTACATGGGTTTTATGATGTTTTTTCCAGCCACGGAAGTTCCCCATTGTTGGACGTAGGAACAGATGTTTCGTTGTGTTCAATTCTGTGCGCAGTATATTTGAAAGAATGCCTTATGCCGCCGTTCAGGGTTCACCTGAGGTTTTTGCATATGAGGGGGAAGGGATGGTTCGTTTTTTCAGGAGCATTCCTGCGCCGAAGGGTGCACCAAGTGCCGGTTTCGACAGGCACCCGAGTGGTATGTGTGATGGGTTGCCGGATGCCTTATGTCGCCGGTCAGGGTTCACCTGACCTCCTAAATACGAGAGGGGCTGATTTTTCGCGTGTTATCCGAAGTTTAACCGGATGTAGCCGATTGTTTTTTGTTCTCCATTGGAGAAGGTGCCGTCTACGATGACGGTCTGCCATCCTTCAATGTTTTTTGCTATGTTTTTGCAGTACATTACTCCTGAGCCGTTAGTGGGCTGAATGTGTTGGCGGATGTGTTCGTGTCCATAGATGTAGACGTCCAGTGATGAGAGTTGGGTGCTGCGTTCGCCGCCGAGGACGGCGACGACGATGTCGTCGCCGGATATCCGGAGTACGAGATCAACGTCGCTGGTTGAGACTTCAGAGATTGCTACGTTTGTGATCAGGGAATTGCTGGCCACGATGAGGCAGCCGACGATGAGGATCAGGAGCAGTATGACCAGGAAGGCCGATGCGGGAGGGCGTGCGGTTCGGCGGTTGGCAGGCATTTTACCGTATTTTTACGCCGTCCAGGCGCTGAATCTGATCGATCTTGACTCCGACAGCGATGAACCAGGTCTCATCCACGGGTTCGACGGAGAGGATGTGCATTGCTGCTGTATTGGGGTCTTCGGTTTCTTCTGCGCTGTAGAGCAGCCCTCCGCCGCTTTTGGCGTACATGACCGACTGGCGGCCTATGGATGCGTCGTTGACGTCTACGATGGAGAAGATATTGGTTCCGGTCCTGTTTTCTCTGGAGTCGGCAAGGACGTTTCCGCGCATGTCAACCGCAGTCATGAAGGTGTACTGGCCGGGGATGGCGGTGATGAGCTGTGAGCTGCCGCTGTTGATGTCTGCGAGTACTGCATCTTTTCCTTCTTTCCATGCTTTTTCTACGACACTGCGGGTGAATTTGATCGTATCCATTGTGGTTTGGTGGTAAACGGGCCGGATTTGTGGTTCTGCGGGGGCTTCCACGCTGATAATCCATGAGTCGTCAATGGGTATGACGTAGATGAGGTAGAGAAGTCCTTGGGTGGGGATGTCTCCAAAGGAGGCGGCTTCGTATTTGTACATGACTCCGCCGCCCTGCTGGGCGAGGTAGACCATATGGCGGCTGACGGGGACGTCGTAGGCGTCCAGAAGGTCATGGTAGCTGGTGCCGCTGATTCGTATGGTGTTTTCCGAGGTGGCAAGAACATACCCGTCCATGTCAAAGGCGATGATGCTGCGGTCTCCTTCCAGTTTGAGGGTTCTGAGATAGGCGAGGGTCTGTTCTTTGGTGTGGGATGCGGCGTACTGGCGGATGTGGAGTACGTCCTGCATGAGGCCGTTTTCGTCGGGGGTAAAGACCTTGTAGGCAGGGAGCGACCAGGGTTCTACGGGACGTTCTACTATGAGTATGAGGTCGGTCCCCATGAGTTCGGTGGTTTTCCAGACAGTGAACAGGTCGCAGGGTTCGAGGTAGAGCGGTGAGTAGACGTGGTGAATGGTTGCTCCGCTTTCAAATTTGAGGGGCACGGTCTGGTTTTCGTTGTAGATTCCGTGGAGGTTCGAGCTGGCTGTGGTGAGGTTTACTCCGTTGTATTCGGTGTCGGTGCAGTAAACGATTCTTCCTTCCGGTTTCAGGATGGTGATGCTGTAGTTGGTGAGTTCGGGGATTTCTCCGGCGAACCGGTGGAAGAGTATGTCGCCGTCGGTGTAGAAGCTGAGGTATCCTGCGTAGGTTCCGCTGTCGGTGTAGGCGGGGAGGTTTATTTCCATGACGTGGCCGTATTCATGGATGTATGTGGGTTCGGTGAAGAGGACGTCTCGTCCGTTGAAGTCGATTTCCTGGTATTGGGGAAGGTATTCGTTGCGTCTTGGGATGGTGGAGGGTACGAGGATTTTGTCTCCGGTTCCGGCAGGGTTCCAGGCGATGGCGATGATCTCCGGGTTGGCTGCGTAGACGGCCAGGAGGATTTCTCTGATTTTTGTGGTGTTGTTTGTGTTCCGGATCAGGTCCTGGATTGCTGTCCGGAGTTGCTGGCTGAGAACGTTGGCTCCGGTGGTCATGACGGTTTCGTATTCGTTGAGGATACGGGTCATGTCTTCGGGCGGGTCGATGAGCGTGATCTGCGTGGGTGTCTGTTCGGGCTGAATGCAGCCGGAGCTGAGTATGAGGCAGATGGTTATGAGGACGGTACAAACTGCAACCGATAGGGAACACAAATTTCTTCGCATTGTATCGTTGGGGAGGTTGTAAGGGTGTTTTGTCCCAAAAGTGAGTTTCCCGGGGATTGTGGGACGTTGTGTTCCGTAGTTACGTAGTCTCATGACATTCCTCTTCAGATGTGGATGGAACCGCAGGCGGAAACAACCGCTTCCGCATATGTGGGGAGACCATTACATCCTAAGTTAAGAGGATTTAACCCGTGAGATTTCCCGAATACCAAATTTGCAGGATTACTTTCGTTTGCGCGGGATAAGAAACAATTTCCTTTCGTAAAAAATATCCTCGGTTTCGTTTAGTATAAAAATCTATTGAGCACAAATTAGGTTTTGCTGTGCATATAACTCCTCCTCTATGCGACACTCCCGCCGAATTCCCGAAGAATTGAGGATAGTTTAATATCGTGTGATGCGTTATATCCTATTAACTGAGGATTCATGATCCGCTCTTTTTTTCTCCGCGATCCCATCGCGCAAAAAAACTCCCCCCACACGCCGCAGACGGATCACCCCCCGCAACTACCACCTGCGTAGATTCAAATATTACCGGCAGCATACTATCTATCATCAAACGGCTGACCCCGCAGAACATCCGCGGGACGTCATTGCAGGACCCGGCATACCGCTCCGGTGGGACGCATACCCTCACAGATGCACTCGTCCCAAGTAAGTTCTCACGCTCACGAACGAACAGAGCCTCTGAGGCACGGATGCCACACCGGACTCCCGCGGACACGGCAGCCAGCAGCAGCGGCGGTGCATCCTGCACCACCGCCCGGCGCACAACAGGGAAAAAGCGCATGAACCCCTCTTCCTGAAGAGACCGGCGACATGCACCACGAAAAAAAATCAGCAAAGGAGAAAACCATTCAGAAAAAGCGAACGCTGTATCACCAAAAAAAAGGATTCACCAGAACAGATGTCTGTCCGATTTCCTCCCTTCAACAAGAGAAACAGGAACAGACACTATTCTCTACGACCGGTGATCATATCACCATATCGGAACCGTCAGTCCCGTGACGTCATACGTCATACGTCAACTACCGGCTTGCAAAAACAGACACACAAGAAAAAAGTCCGCACACTCTTTATCATCTATGAATGTGCTCCGTGATAACTCTCTTGTGTTATATGTTTGTTCTTCATTGAATAAATATATTTGTAAGCGGTAGGAGAAGGACAACCAAAAAAAAAAGAAATGCGGCGGAACCTGCCTGACCCCCGGTCTCCCTCGCATCATCTCCATACGTATTACATATGACGTATGGACCCTCTCTATCCTCATGAACAGCATCCAATCCTCCTCCCGAAAATGCCTCTACGTCACCCTCACCGACGACGAGTACCAGACCCTCGACACCCTCATCCGCCGGATGGGCTTCCCCCACAAAATCGCCTACATCACCGCAGTAGCCCGCGTCACCCTCTACGGCTGGCATACCAAGTATCACGCATCCGACGCAGACCTTGACCCCCTCACCGCAGACTGGATCGCCTGGCACAAAAACCGCGTGACCAAAGAAGACCGCCTCCGGCAGACCTACTTCGACATCCTCAGCGACCTCGCCTTCCCCGTCATCGCCGCCCGCGGCGCACAGCTCGCCTTCCATCTGTTACAAAACGAAATCGAAGCAGCCATGGCAGAACGAACCGGCCTTATCCCCTCATATGACTGCATGAAAACCTGGATACAGATCTACGAAACCATCCACGCCGAAGAACTCAGCAGACACCGTGCCGACCTCGCACGCGACACCGCCCGGAACGTCATCTAAAGAAGATTGCATATCCTCGGTAGGAGACCCCGTCCCGACCCCCGACCACCCCCCAAAAAATCACAGGACACCCCCATGACAGACCCCCTCCGCTACTACGGCTCCACCTACTGCTGCCCCGCCTGCGGCACCTCCTTCACCCTCATCCGCAAAGAAATCACCGGCTGCGGCCCTGACCCCGACCGCAGCACCCTCCGCTGCCCCGTCTGCCCCGCAGACACCGCCGTCCGCGTCAGTGACGAAGAACTCCTCCTCCTCACCGGCTACGTACAACTCCGGGGAAAAGCACGCGAACTCATCTGGCAGCGGAAAACCGAATCGCACACGAAACGAACCTGAACCATCTCGAACCCCCCCGAACGGGCAGGGAAAAAAACGCCGACAGCGCCGCAGCCCCATCTGCGGCATCTGCCAGCGTATCTCCCCTCCTGCCCCGCCCCAACCACGAAAAAAACCCACAAGGACACACAACCATGACCTACACACCCTTCGACACCCAAACCTTCCTCACAACCACCCTCCCCCGCATCCACCCGCGTCCCGCCGACGCCTACGAAGCCGCCCTCCACAGCCGCGACCTCGCCTACGTCTTCGAAGAACTCCACCTCGGATTCATCGAACAATACCACACCGACATCCGCACCATCCGCGACGAAAACTGCCAAAGCACCGCCTACCAGATCATCTGGCCCGAAAAAACCTACTACGAAGTCGACATCCAAAAACTCCGCACCGACCACCCCGACCTCCACCAAAAACTCGTCCACCTCCGCGCCACCGACGCCGAAAAAATCCTCGGCCGTGACTACCTCTACACCGCCGCAAAAGAACGCCTCGGCACCACCATCCAGACCTACGAAAAAATCACCATCACCGACCTCAAAAAACACCTCACCGCCCGCGACCTCCCCCACTACCTCACCCCCAAAACCCGTCCCCTCTCCCCCGAAATCATCCCCCGACAGGAGGCGTACTAACCCCATGTGGACCGACTACCCCGAACTCCGCAACCGCGACCACCTCAGAAACCAACTCCTCGCCGGAAAAACCATCGAACAAATCGCCCGCGAAACCGGATGCACCCGCGGAACCGTCCGGGTCGCCCTCAAAAACCACAACCTCCAGCGCCCCCTCCTCCGGCTCCCCGACCACACCCGGCAAAAAC
It encodes:
- a CDS encoding ferritin family protein, which encodes MPEFGNPFAGQKFDRKLTDAELIRAIRFMIAAEYEAIQLYQQLADSTDNKLAVDVLLDIADEERVHAGEFLRLLHELAPDEEKFYREGAGEVEEEIAKRKSV